One part of the Malus sylvestris chromosome 2, drMalSylv7.2, whole genome shotgun sequence genome encodes these proteins:
- the LOC126586124 gene encoding zeaxanthin epoxidase, chloroplastic, translating into MASAVFCNSMNPSAAVFSRTHLSVPANKDFPLEFSPYFHYNCHLRCRRRTGNKKCLTEVRAVTEAAPPAEAPTSAPVPAQQKKNLRILVAGGGIGGLVFALAAKKKGFDVVVFEKDLSAVRGEGQYRGPIQIQSNALAALEAIDVDVADEIMKVGCVTGDRINGLVDGVSGTWYVKFDTFTPAVERGLPVTRVISRMTLQQILARAVGDNIIINGSNVVNFEDVGDKVNVILENGERFEGDILVGADGIWSKVRQNLFGLSDAVYSGYTCYTGIADFVPADINSVGYRVFLGHKQYFVSSDVGAGKMQWYAFHKEAPGGVDSPNGKKERLLKIFEGWCDNVIDLLLATEEDAILRRDIYDRTPILTWGKGHVTLLGDSVHAMQPNMGQGGCMAIEDGYQLAMELDKAWQKSRESGTPIDINSSLRSYENSRRLRVAIIHGMARMAALMASTYKAYLGVGLGPLSFLTKFRIPHPGRVGGRVFIDKAMPLMLSWVLGGNSSKLEGRSPRCRLSDKASDQLRTWFEDDDALERAIDGEWYLIPCGQDNDASQLICLNQDEKTSCIIGSIPHGDASGTSITIRSPQVSEMHARISYKDGAFYVTDLQSEHGTWIADIEEKRYRVPPNFPARIHPSDAIEIGSQKVAFRVKVMKSSPKGAEKDGVLQAA; encoded by the exons ATGGCTTCCGCTGTGTTCTGCAACTCCATGAACCCATCAGCGGCAGTTTTCTCAAGAACCCACCTTTCAGTTCCCGCCAACAAAGACTTCCCACTTGAATTTTCCCCATATTTTCATTACAACTGCCATTTGAGATGCAGAAGAAGAACTGGCAATAAGAAGTGTTTGACTGAGGTGAGAGCTGTGACGGAGGCGGCGCCACCCGCAGAGGCCCCCACCAGTGCACCCGTGCCGGCCCAGCAGAAGAAGAACCTGAGAATTCTGGTTGCCGGCGGTGGAATCGGAGGGTTGGTGTTTGCTCTCGCGGCGAAGAAGAAGGGGTTTGATGTGGTGGTGTTTGAGAAGGATTTGAGCGCTGTGAGAGGAGAGGGGCAGTACAGAGGTCCTATTCAGATACAGAGCAACGCGTTGGCGGCGTTGGAAGCCATTGATGTTGATGTTGCTGATGAGATTATGAAGGTTGGTTGTGTTACTGGGGACAGGATCAATGGCCTCGTTGATGGGGTTTCTGGTACTTG GTATGTCAAGTTTGACACATTCACTCCTGCAGTGGAACGAGGGCTTCCAGTTACAAGAGTTATAAGCCGAATGACCTTGCAACAAATCCTTGCTCGTGCTGTTGGGGACAATATTATTATAAATGGTAGTAATGTTGttaactttgaggatgttggaGATAAG GTTAATGTGATACTTGAGAATGGAGAACGTTTTGAAGGTGATATTCTGGTTGGAGCCGATGGTATATGGTCAAAG GTGAGGCAAAACTTGTTTGGATTATCGGACGCTGTCTACTCTGGTTATACTTGTTACACTGGTATCGCAGATTTTGTGCCTGCTGACATTAATTCTGTAGG GTACCGAGTATTTTTGGGGCACAAGCAATACTTCGTTTCTTCGGATGTAGGTGCAGGAAAGATGCAGTGGTATGCGTTTCACAAGGAAGCACCTGGTGGTGTTGATAGCCCCAATG GTAAAAAGGAAAGGCTGCTCAAAATATTTGAGGGCTGGTGTGATAATGTGATAGATTTGTTACTTGCCACAGAGGAAGATGCAATTCTACGACGTGACATATATGATAGGACGCCCATCCTAACTTGGGGAAAGGGTCATGTGACCTTGCTTGGCGATTCTGTTCATGCTATGCAGCCAAATATGGGTCAAGGGGGATGCATGGCCATTGAG GATGGTTATCAACTTGCCATGGAGCTTGATAAAGCATGGCAGAAAAGTAGGGAATCGGGAACTCCTATtgacattaattcttctttaaGAAG CTATGAGAATTCTAGAAGACTACGGGTCGCGATTATTCATGGAATGGCCAGAATGGCTGCTCTAATGGCTTCTACTTACAAGGCGTATCTGGGTGTGGGACTTGGTCCTTTGTCG TTTTTGACAAAGTTTCGGATACCACATCCGGGAAGAGTTGGTGGGAGAGTTTTTATTGATAAGGCAATGCCCCTGATGCTAAGTTGGGTCTTAGGTGGTAACAG ctcaaaacttgaaggaAGGTCCCCCAGATGCAGGCTCTCAGATAAA GCAAGTGACCAGTTGCGAACATGGTTTGAAGACGATGATGCACTGGAGCGTGCTATTGACGGAGA GTGGTATCTTATACCCTGTGGGCAAGACAATGATGCTTCACAACTTATTTGTTTGAATCAAGATGAGAAAACATCCTGCATAATTGG GAGTATACCGCATGGGGATGCTTCTGGAACATCAATAACAATACGCTCGCCCCAG GTCTCAGAGATGCATGCTCGTATCAGCTACAAGGATGGTGCCTTCTACGTGACTGATTTGCAAAGCGAACATGGTACCTGGATTGCTGA TATTGAGGAGAAGCGATACCGAGTACCCCCAAATTTCCCTGCTCGTATCCATCCATCCGATGCTATTGAGATTGGTTCCCAGAAG GTAGCATTCAGGGTTAAAGTTATGAAGTCTTCTCCGAAGGGTGCCGAGAAGGACGGAGTTCTTCAGGCCGCGTGA